A stretch of the Corynebacterium maris DSM 45190 genome encodes the following:
- a CDS encoding ATP-grasp domain-containing protein, whose product MNILLSSVGRRPYLVRWFCEALTANGIDGKVIAADLDPRSPSRAFADDFVEAPRVTDPGYRQWLQSFLADHEVRLAVSINDFELSTWAQLPTTPEWDPLVRLTAESQRLVEDKYAMSLAFAEQGMNVPQTWLGGSTGRAVDETREGCGFVVKGRFGSASRGLRFTDVAGLNAAVAEATREVTDQQGRPAHEQRAIDPRELVIVQDRIVGPEYGLDVVCDLDNTYAGVLARRKIDMRSGETDRAESVAADDFVDVARRLADVVPHAGTIDVDVMVDADGTPYVIDVNPRFGGGYPFSHLAGARVPHAYVAWAAGLPAPDEWLRTDAGVVSGKYVETVRII is encoded by the coding sequence TGACGGCCAACGGCATCGACGGCAAGGTGATCGCCGCCGATCTGGATCCGCGTTCGCCCTCCCGCGCGTTCGCCGACGACTTTGTCGAGGCCCCCCGGGTGACCGATCCCGGTTACCGACAGTGGCTGCAGTCTTTCCTCGCCGACCATGAGGTCCGCCTCGCCGTGTCCATCAACGACTTCGAACTCTCCACCTGGGCCCAGCTGCCGACCACGCCCGAGTGGGACCCGCTCGTGCGCCTGACCGCCGAGAGCCAACGCCTGGTGGAGGACAAATACGCGATGAGCCTCGCTTTCGCGGAGCAGGGCATGAACGTGCCCCAGACCTGGCTCGGTGGCTCCACCGGCCGGGCGGTCGACGAAACCCGGGAGGGCTGTGGCTTCGTGGTCAAGGGGCGCTTCGGCAGCGCGTCCCGTGGCCTGCGCTTCACTGACGTCGCCGGGCTCAACGCCGCCGTCGCCGAGGCCACCCGCGAAGTCACCGACCAACAGGGCCGCCCCGCCCACGAACAACGCGCCATCGACCCCCGCGAACTGGTTATCGTCCAGGACCGCATCGTCGGCCCCGAATATGGCCTCGACGTCGTCTGCGACCTGGACAACACCTACGCCGGGGTGCTCGCCCGGCGCAAGATCGACATGCGCTCCGGTGAAACCGACCGGGCCGAATCCGTCGCCGCGGACGACTTCGTCGACGTCGCACGCCGACTCGCTGACGTGGTGCCGCACGCGGGCACCATCGACGTGGACGTCATGGTCGACGCCGACGGCACCCCGTACGTCATCGACGTCAACCCGCGTTTCGGCGGCGGCTACCCGTTCTCACACTTGGCGGGCGCGCGCGTCCCGCACGCCTACGTCGCCTGGGCCGCCGGGCTGCCGGCGCCCGACGAATGGTTGCGGACCGACGCCGGCGTCGTCTCCGGCAAGTACGTGGAGACGGTCCGGATCATCTGA
- a CDS encoding glycosyltransferase family 4 protein yields MKVLLVSQYFPPEDATIAATIAHDLAYRGHEVRVLTGFPNYPHGKIFDGYPQRWRQYERHGDVDVLRVPLFADHSLNPVARTANYASFGLSAATARSFAQDVDVVYIYATQMTPALGPWLWRILGGAPYVLHVQDLWPDSITGSSLVGGSRAGKAIDAALNPWLRNVYRRAGGVIGIAPTMVETLIERGAPAERTSLVYNWANEDDPSKYQKRPADDPRVRFLYAGNVGDMQDVETIVRAAKLAEDAPVKVTVIGGGVAKERVQKVAAELDVTNVEFRDPVPLEDMADVYAEADFSLVTLKDLPNFRGTIPSKFQSSLAEGLPVVTTVQGDLRGLVEDLDLGFTAESEDPASLAAAMRQAAALTAVGYDELRRRTRETYYREFSLHSGLDAIEATLVDAAGVRELQNN; encoded by the coding sequence ATGAAGGTTCTCCTCGTTTCCCAGTACTTCCCGCCGGAAGACGCCACCATCGCCGCCACCATCGCCCATGACCTGGCCTACCGGGGCCACGAGGTGCGAGTGCTGACCGGGTTCCCGAACTACCCGCACGGCAAAATTTTCGACGGCTACCCGCAGCGCTGGCGCCAGTACGAGCGTCACGGCGACGTCGACGTGCTGCGCGTGCCGCTGTTTGCCGACCACTCCTTGAACCCGGTGGCACGCACCGCCAACTACGCCTCCTTCGGACTGTCCGCCGCGACGGCGCGCAGCTTCGCCCAAGACGTCGACGTCGTCTACATCTACGCCACCCAGATGACCCCGGCGCTGGGACCCTGGCTGTGGCGCATCCTCGGCGGGGCGCCGTACGTGCTGCACGTCCAAGATCTATGGCCGGACTCGATCACCGGGTCCTCCCTGGTCGGGGGGTCCCGGGCGGGCAAGGCGATTGACGCGGCGCTTAACCCGTGGCTGCGCAACGTCTACCGCCGCGCCGGCGGCGTGATCGGCATCGCCCCGACGATGGTCGAAACCCTGATCGAGCGGGGCGCCCCCGCCGAGCGGACCAGCCTGGTGTACAACTGGGCCAACGAAGACGACCCTTCGAAGTATCAGAAGCGCCCCGCCGACGATCCGCGTGTCCGCTTCCTCTACGCCGGCAACGTCGGCGACATGCAGGACGTGGAGACCATCGTGCGGGCAGCGAAACTCGCGGAGGATGCGCCGGTGAAGGTCACCGTCATCGGCGGGGGAGTGGCCAAGGAACGGGTGCAGAAGGTCGCCGCGGAGCTCGACGTCACCAACGTCGAATTCCGTGACCCCGTGCCCCTCGAAGACATGGCAGACGTCTACGCTGAGGCCGACTTCTCGCTGGTCACGCTCAAGGATTTGCCGAATTTCCGGGGGACGATCCCCTCGAAGTTCCAGAGCTCCCTGGCCGAGGGTCTGCCCGTGGTCACCACGGTGCAGGGCGATCTGCGGGGGCTGGTCGAGGACCTCGACCTCGGCTTCACCGCCGAGTCGGAGGATCCCGCCTCCCTGGCCGCCGCCATGCGTCAGGCCGCCGCGTTGACCGCCGTCGGCTACGACGAGTTGCGCCGCCGCACCCGAGAGACCTACTACCGGGAATTCTCGCTGCACTCGGGCCTCGACGCCATCGAGGCCACCCTGGTGGACGCGGCGGGCGTCCGAGAGCTGCAGAACAACTAG